A region of the Paracoccus pantotrophus genome:
CAAGGGCCTATGGGCAGGCGGCGGGAAAAGTCAAAGCCGGGCTTGGGCCGCCCCAGCCCGCCGCCTCAGCCCCTGGCATCCTCCAGCATCATCCGCGCGGCCTTTTCGGCGATCATCATCACCGGGGCATTGGTATTGCCGCTGGTGATCGTCGGCATGACCGAGGCATCGGCGATGCGCAGCCGGCCGAGCGCGCGCATCCGCAGCCTGGGATCGACCACCGCGCCCTCGTCGGCGCCCATGCGGCAGGTGCCGACCGGGTGGAAGATCGTGGTGCCGATATTGCCGGCCGCCTTGACCAGATCCTCATCGCTCTGGAAGGCGATGCCGGGGATATGCTCCTCGGGGTCGAAGCGGTTGAAGGCGGGCTGCGCGGCGATCCTGCGGGTCAGGCGGATGGCGCGAATGGCAACCTCGCGGTCGGCTTCGGTGGACAGGTAGTTCGGCCGGATCGCCGGATGGGCGCGGAAATCCGGCCCGGTAACATGGACCGAACCGCGGCTTTCCGGCCGCAGGTTGCAGACCGAGGCGGTCATGGCCGGGAAGGGATGCACCGGGTCGCCGAACTTGTCGAGGCTGACCGGCTGGACGTGGAACTCCAGGTCCGGCGTCGCCTTGTCCGGCCCCGAGCGGGTGAAGATGCCAAGCTGGCTCGGCGCCATCGACATCGGGCCCGAGCGTTTCAGCAGGTATTCCAGCCCGATCGACGCCTTGCCCATCAGCCGCGAGGCCTTTTCGTTCAGCGTCGGCACGCCGCGGACCTTGTAGACCAGCCGCAATTGCAGGTGGTCCTGCAGGTTCTCGCCCAGCGAGGACACCTCGACCTGCGGCGCGATACCGGCGGCCTGCAGGACATCGCCGCGGCCGATGCCGGAATGTTCGAGGATCTGCACCGAGCCGATGGCGCCCGCGGCCAGCACCGTCTCGCGCGCGGCGCGGACCTCGCGCCGCTGGCCCTGGTGGTGAAAGACCACGCCCGCGACCTCGCCCGCCTCGATCACCAGCCGCTCGACCTCGGCCCCGGTCAGGATGCGCAGGTTCGGGCGGTGGCGCACCGGGCGCAGAAAGGCCTTGGCCGCGCTCCAGCGCCAGCCACGGCGCTGGGTCACGTCGAAATAGCCGCCGCCCTCGTTGTCACCGCGGTTGAAGTCCTCGGTGCGCGGGATGCCGGCCTGCTCGGCCGCCGCCATGAAGGCGTCGAGCACCGCCCAGCGGACCCGCGCGGTTTCCACCCGCAATTCGCCGCCGGCGCCATGCATGGCGTCGGCGCCGCGATAATGGTCCTCTTGCGCCTTGAACAGCGGCAGCACGTCGTCCCAGCCCCAGCCGGTGCAGCCAAGCTGGCGCCAATGGTCGTAATCCGCCGCCTGCCCGCGCATGTAGATCATGCCGTTGATCGAGGAACAGCCGCCCAGCACCCGGCCGCGCGGGTAAAGCAGCGCGCGGCCGTTCAGCCCCGGCTCGGGCTGGGTGCGAAAGCCCCAGTCGGTACGCGGGTTGCCGATGCAATAAAGATAGCCGACCGGGATATGGATCCAGTGGTAGTTGTCGCGCCCCCCGGCCTCGAGCAGCAGCACCCGGTTGCCGGGATCGGCGCTGAGGCGGTTGGCCAGCACGCAGCCGGCGCTGCCCGCGCCGATCACGATATAGTCGTAGCTTTCCATCGGACACTCCATGATGGCCCCCGCCGGCGCGGGGGCCGCACCATCACGATTCGGAACGGAACCCGAGTTTTCTGCCCAGCCTGGTTGCGAAGAACTCTCCGACGAGTCCTCTGCGGAACAGCAGGACGCAGACCATGAAGACGACGCCGGTGATGATCGTCACCGGGAAGTCGGATGTGGCCAGGTAGTTCTGCAAGCTGACCACCAGGCCGGCGCCGACGATGGGGCCCAGCAGCGAGCCGATGCCGCCCAAGAGCGTCATCAGGATCACCTCGCCCGACATCTGCCAGGTCACGTCGGTCAGCGTCGCGAACTGGAAGATCAGCGCCTTGACGCCGCCCGCGAGCCCGGCCAGCGCCGCCGACATCACGAAGGCGCCCAGCTTGTAGCGCTGCACCGAATAGCCCAGCGAGATCGCGCGGCTCTCGTTTTCCCGGATCGACTTCAGGATCATGCCGAAGGGCGAGTTCACGAAGCGCCGGATGATCAGCAGGCCCAGGACAAAGACCGCCAGCACGAAGTAATACATGTTCATCGGCCGGTTCAGGTCGATCAGCCCGAAGAGATGCCCCCGCGGCACCGACTGGATGCCGTCCTCGCCATGGGTGAAGGGCGCCTGCAGGCAGAAGAAGAAGAACATCTGCGACAAGGCCAGGGTGATCATGGCGAAATAGATGCCCTGGCGGCGGATGGCGATGGCGCCCATCACCAGCCCCAGCAGGGCGGCGCCGGCGACGCCCAGCAGGATGCCGGCCTCGGGCGACCAGCCCCAGACCTTGACCGCATGGGCGGTGAAATAGGCCGCGCCCCCGAAGAAGGTGGCATGGCCGAAGGACAGAAGGCCGGTATAGCCCAAGAGCAGGTTGAAGGCCGAGGCGAAGAGCGCGAAGGCCAGCAGCTTCATCAGGAAGATCGGGTAGAGAAACATCGGCGCCACCACGAGCCCGGCCAGCGCCAGGGCGACCAGCAGCAGCTGGGCCTGCCCGGCGCGCGGATGGGCGGCGACATGGTCGGTGGGGATGGGTCCGGATTTCGCGGCCATCTCAGGCATCCTTTCCGAAAAGGCCCGCGGGCCGCAGGATCAAGACGATCGCCATGATGACGAAGATCACGATGTTCGAGGCCTCGGGGTAGAAGACCTTGGTCAGCCCCTCGACCACGCCCAGCATGTAGCCGGTGACGATGGCGCCCAGGATCGAGCCCATGCCGCCGACCACCACCACCGCGAAGACGATGATGATCAGGTTCGAGCCCATCAGGGGCGAGACCTGGTAGACCGGCGCCGCCAGCACCCCCGCGAAACCCGCGAGGCCCGCGCCGAGCGCATAGGTCAGGGTCAGGAGCAGCGGCACATTGACGCCGAAGGCCTGAACCAGCGTGGGGTTCTCGGTCGCGGCGCGCAGGTAGGCGCCGAGCTTGGTCTTCTCGATCAAGAGCCAGACCGCGATGCAGACCGCCAGCGAGGCGATGACCACCCAGCCGCGATAGATCGGCAGGAACATGAAGCCCAGGTTCACCGCCCCGGTCAGCTGCGCGGGCGGCGCATAGGGCTTGCCCGAGGCGCCGAAGAAATAGCGGAAGGTGCCCTCGATCGCCAGGGCCAGGCCGAAGGTGAAGAGAAGCCCGTAGAGCGGGTCGAGCTTGTAGAGCCGCGACAGCATGGTCTTTTCCACCAGCGCCGCGAACAGGCCGACGAAAAGCGGCGCCAGGATCAGCGCCAGCCAGTAGTTGATGCCGCCCACGGTCAGCAGCAGCAGCGCCGCGAAGGCGCCCAGCATGTATTGCGCGCCATGGGCGAAGTTGATGACCCGCAAGAGGCCGAAGATCACCGCCAGGCCCAGCGACAGCAGCGCGTAGAACGAGCCGTTGATGAGCCCGACCAGCAATTGCCCCATCAGCGCCTGGACGGGAATGCCGAAGATCATGGTCATGTCACACCCCCAGTTCGCGATGCAGCATGTCCATCTGCTGCGGCAGCTCGGCCACGGGGAATTCCGCCGTCATCCGGCCGTGGTCCATCAGGTAGAAGCGGTCGGCGACCTTGGCGGCGAAGCGGAAGTTCTGCTCGACCAGCACCACGGTCATGCCGCGGCCCTTCAGCTTCTGCAGCACCTCGCCGATGGCCTGGATGATGACCGGGGCCAGCCCCTCGGTCGGCTCGTCCAGCAAAAGGCAGCGCGCCCCGGTGCGCAGGATGCGCGCCATGGCCAGCATCTGCTGCTCGCCGCCCGACAGCTTGGTGCCCTGGCTGTTTCGCCGCTCCTTGAGGTTCGGGAACAGCGCGTAGATCTCCTCGACCGACATGCCGCCCTCGGCGACCCGGGGCGGCAGCATCAGGTTCTCCTCGACCGAGAGGCTGGCGAAGATGCCGCGCTCCTCGGGCACGAAGCCCAGGCCCGCCCGCGCGGTCTGGTGCAGGGGCAGCGCCATCATGTCGCGCCCGGCGAATGCGATCCGGCCCGTGCGCTTGCGCAGGATGCCCATGATCGTGCGCAGCGTCGTGGTCTTGCCCATGCCGTTGCGGCCCAGGATGCAGATGGTCTCGCCCTCGGCGACCGAGAGGTTCACGCCGTGCAGGACATGGCTTTCGCCATACCAGGCCTGCAGGTTCTCGACTTGCAGCAGCGCGCTCATGCCTCGGACCCCATATAGGCGCTGCGCACGCGCGGATCGGCCGAGACGGTGGCATAGTCGCCCGCCGCGATGATCTCGCCGCGCTGCAGCACGGTGACGTGGTGGCAGATATCGGCCACGACGCTCAGGTTGTGCTCGACCATCAGCACCGCGCGCTCGGCGGCGAGGTCGCGGATGATGCCCGCGACCATGGCCACGTCCTCCTGGCCCATGCCGGCCATCGGCTCGTCCAGAAGCAGCACCTCGGGATCCAGCGCCAGCGTGGTGGCGATCTCCAGCACGCGCTTGCGGCCATAGGACAGGTCGGCGGCGCGGTGGTCGCGGTATGGCGCCAGGCCGAGCCGGTCGATCAGCGCGTCGGCGCGCGGGTTCAGCCGGTCGAGCGCCGACAGCGGCAGCCAGAACTGCGTCGAGAGCCCGTTGGGCCGCTGCAAGGCGACCTTGACGTTCTCGCGCACCGTCAGGTGCGGGAACACCGCCGAGATCTGGAAGCTGCGCACCAGCCCCATCCGCGCCACCTTGTCGGGCCGGGTATTGGTGATGTCCTGGCCCAGCAGCGTGATCGAGCCCCGCGTCGGTTGCAGGAACTTGGTCAAAAGGTTGAAGACCGTGGTCTTGCCGGCGCCATTGGGCCCGATCAGCGCATGGATGCGCGCATGCGCCACGTCCAGGTCGACATCGTTCACCGCCGTGAAACCCGCGAAATCCCGCCCAAGGCCGCGGGCGGACAAAACCACCCGCGGCTCGGATTGCATAGCAAGCGCCGCCATCACTGGACCAGCGGGCAGCCGCTTTCGGCGGGGTCCAGGAAGGCCTCGTCGCCCGGAATGGTGGCCAGGACGTTGTAATAGTCCCAATCCTCGGTCACGTCGCCGGGGGCCTTGACCTCCATCAGGTAGACATCCTTGATCAGCCGCCCGTTGGGCCCGACCTTGCCGCCCTGGGCAAAGACGTCGTCGACCGGCATCTCGTGCATCTTGGCGGCGACGGCCTCGGTCTCGTCTGTGCCCGCCGCCTCGATCGCCTTGAGATATTGGGTGACGGCCGAATAGGTGCCGGCATGGACCATGTTCGGCATGACGCCGGTGCGTTCCTTGAAGCGTTCACCGAACTCGCGCGATTCCGGCGTGCGGTTCCAGTAGAAGCTTTCGGTCAGCGTCAGTCCCTGCGCGGCATCGAGCCCGATGCCATGCACCTCGGCCAGGGTGAAGAGCAGCGCCGCAAGGCGCTGGCCGCCGGCGGTGATGCCGAACTCGGCCGCCTGCTTAATGGCGTTCTGCGTGTCCATGCCGGCATTGGCTAGGCCGATCACCTTGGCGCCCGAGGATTGCGCCTGGAGCAGGAACGAGGAATAATCCGTCGTCGCCAGCGGGTGGCGCACCGCGCCCGCGACCGTGCCGCCCTGCGACTTGACGAAATTGCCGGTCTGCTCTTCCAGCGAATAGCCGAAGGCATAGTCGGCCGTCAGGAAGAACCAGCTGTCGCCGCCCTCTTTCACCAGCGCGCCGCCGGTGCCCACGGCCAGCGCATGGGTGTCATAGGCCCAGTGGAAGCCATAGGGGGTGCATTGCACCCCGGTCAGTTCCGTCGTGGCGGCGCCGGTATTGACGGTGATCTTCTTCTTTTCCTGGCTCAGCGCCTGCACCGCCAGGCCGACCGAGGAGGTGGTCAGCTCCATGATCGCATCGACCTGCTCGGTGTCATACCATTGCCGGGCGATGTTCGAGGCGATGTCGGGCTTGTTCTGGTGGTCGGCGGTGACGACCTCGATCGGCGCGTCCAGCACCGTGCCGCCGAAATCCTCGACCGCCATCCGCGCGGCCTCATAGGAATACTTGCCGCCGAAATCGGCATAGACGCCCGACTGGTCGTTCAGGATGCCGATCTTGACCTTGCCGTCCGAAATTTCGGCCAGGGCAGGCGTGGCAATAAGGCCGACCGCGGCGGTCGACAGCAGAATCTTTCGCATTATGTCCTCCCAAAGGCGCATCCCTTCCGCCGGCCGCCTCTGCCTGCCGGGTGGGAATGCTGTCCTGTTACCCGCGAGGGGGCGACTCTCGCCTTGCCCCTCTCGCATCGAACGATGCCGACAATTCCGCTTTGACACAAGTGTTCAGAGAGGTTTAATTTCTTACAGGGTGTGTGCGTTTTCGAACAGATGGCCAATCTCAGCTGGGACGACCTGCAATTCTTTCTCGCGGTTGTGCGCGAAGGCCAGCTTTCGCGGGCCGCGCGGCATCTGGGCACTTCGCATGTCACCGTCTCGCGCCGCATCGACCGGCTGGAGCAGGCGCTGAATACCCGCCTGTTCGAGCGCAATCCCCGCGGCTACGAGCCGACCCCGGCCGGGCAGCGCCTGATCGAGGCGGCCGAGCGGATGGAGGAAGCCGCCGGGCTGATCCCGCTGGAGCAATCCGCCGCCACCGGCCAGACGCGGCCGCTGCGGCTGGCCATGCCCGAGGGCTTCGACAGCCTGTTTTCCACCCATCTGCTGCCGGCCTTTGCCGCGGAGTTTCCGCTGATCTCGCTGGAACTCATCACCATGCCGCAGGTGCTGTCGCTGTCGCGGCGCGAGGCGGACATCTCGATCACGCTGGACCCGGTGACGAGCGGCCCCTATCGCTCCGAGCGGCTGGTGGATTATACGCTGCATCTTTACGCCACGCGCGAGCATCTGCGCAGCCTGCCGCCGATCGCCAGCCCCGAGGATCTGCCCCGGCTGCGCTTCGTCGGCTATATCGAGGAGATGATCTTCGCCCCCGGCCTGGACTATCTGGGCGAGATCCATCCCGCGATCCGGGCCGGGGTGAAAAGCTCCAGCATCTTCAACCAGCTGGCGGCGGTGCGGGGCGGGCTGGGGATCGGTGTGCTGCCCTGGTACATCGCCGCGAAATATCCCGAATTGCAGATCGTCCTGCCCGACCGGGTCCGCCTGACCCGGACCTATTGGCTGACTTGCCACCGCGACCTGCGGGTGATGCAATGGGTGCGGGCGGTGATCGGCTTTCTGTCGGCAAGGCTGGCCGAGCGCGGCCATGAACTGTCCCGCCCCCTCGGCCATGCCGGTCCGGGCTGAGGCCCGCCGGCGCGATCGCGTCCCCAGTTCGGGCCGCCGCGTCCTGCGCTGCATGGGCGGTTTATTCTCTGGAAGCGGTCGCGCAATCCGGGGCGGAGCAAAGCCCCTGCCCTGCCCGGCGGCCATCGCCACGGCCGCCCCGGCCTGGGTTGATGCCCTGCGGGCGGGCGCGGCGGTATTCGTCGGTGATCCGCGTCATGTTCGGCTCGCCCCTTCCCTTCGTCCCCGGCAGCGCGGCCAAGCGGAGGCGCTCATGCGCCATCCGGTGCCGGGCGAAGCGGCGGGCGGTCCTTTCCGGCCCGGCCTCGGCCCCGCCGGCGGGGCCGATGGCTCAGGGAACGGCCGCAGCGGCCCCCCGCGAACCGTCAGCCGGCCAGCAGCGCGGCGTTGCCGCCTGCTGCGGTGGTGTCGACGCAAAGGTGGCGCTCATGCGCGACATGGGCAAGGTCGGGCATCGCGGTGATCAACTGCACGATCTCGCCCTCGCGCGCCGCCAGGGCCTGGGCATAGGCGCGACCCTGCGCCTCGTCGCCCCACCACAGCACGGCGGAAAGCTGCGGCAGCCGGGTCAGGGCCTCGGGGGGCAGCGCGCCATCGGCACCGACGGCCTGCCCGCCAAGCGCCTGGACCG
Encoded here:
- a CDS encoding GMC family oxidoreductase, which codes for MESYDYIVIGAGSAGCVLANRLSADPGNRVLLLEAGGRDNYHWIHIPVGYLYCIGNPRTDWGFRTQPEPGLNGRALLYPRGRVLGGCSSINGMIYMRGQAADYDHWRQLGCTGWGWDDVLPLFKAQEDHYRGADAMHGAGGELRVETARVRWAVLDAFMAAAEQAGIPRTEDFNRGDNEGGGYFDVTQRRGWRWSAAKAFLRPVRHRPNLRILTGAEVERLVIEAGEVAGVVFHHQGQRREVRAARETVLAAGAIGSVQILEHSGIGRGDVLQAAGIAPQVEVSSLGENLQDHLQLRLVYKVRGVPTLNEKASRLMGKASIGLEYLLKRSGPMSMAPSQLGIFTRSGPDKATPDLEFHVQPVSLDKFGDPVHPFPAMTASVCNLRPESRGSVHVTGPDFRAHPAIRPNYLSTEADREVAIRAIRLTRRIAAQPAFNRFDPEEHIPGIAFQSDEDLVKAAGNIGTTIFHPVGTCRMGADEGAVVDPRLRMRALGRLRIADASVMPTITSGNTNAPVMMIAEKAARMMLEDARG
- a CDS encoding branched-chain amino acid ABC transporter permease codes for the protein MAAKSGPIPTDHVAAHPRAGQAQLLLVALALAGLVVAPMFLYPIFLMKLLAFALFASAFNLLLGYTGLLSFGHATFFGGAAYFTAHAVKVWGWSPEAGILLGVAGAALLGLVMGAIAIRRQGIYFAMITLALSQMFFFFCLQAPFTHGEDGIQSVPRGHLFGLIDLNRPMNMYYFVLAVFVLGLLIIRRFVNSPFGMILKSIRENESRAISLGYSVQRYKLGAFVMSAALAGLAGGVKALIFQFATLTDVTWQMSGEVILMTLLGGIGSLLGPIVGAGLVVSLQNYLATSDFPVTIITGVVFMVCVLLFRRGLVGEFFATRLGRKLGFRSES
- a CDS encoding branched-chain amino acid ABC transporter permease is translated as MTMIFGIPVQALMGQLLVGLINGSFYALLSLGLAVIFGLLRVINFAHGAQYMLGAFAALLLLTVGGINYWLALILAPLFVGLFAALVEKTMLSRLYKLDPLYGLLFTFGLALAIEGTFRYFFGASGKPYAPPAQLTGAVNLGFMFLPIYRGWVVIASLAVCIAVWLLIEKTKLGAYLRAATENPTLVQAFGVNVPLLLTLTYALGAGLAGFAGVLAAPVYQVSPLMGSNLIIIVFAVVVVGGMGSILGAIVTGYMLGVVEGLTKVFYPEASNIVIFVIMAIVLILRPAGLFGKDA
- a CDS encoding ABC transporter ATP-binding protein, producing MSALLQVENLQAWYGESHVLHGVNLSVAEGETICILGRNGMGKTTTLRTIMGILRKRTGRIAFAGRDMMALPLHQTARAGLGFVPEERGIFASLSVEENLMLPPRVAEGGMSVEEIYALFPNLKERRNSQGTKLSGGEQQMLAMARILRTGARCLLLDEPTEGLAPVIIQAIGEVLQKLKGRGMTVVLVEQNFRFAAKVADRFYLMDHGRMTAEFPVAELPQQMDMLHRELGV
- a CDS encoding ABC transporter ATP-binding protein, yielding MAALAMQSEPRVVLSARGLGRDFAGFTAVNDVDLDVAHARIHALIGPNGAGKTTVFNLLTKFLQPTRGSITLLGQDITNTRPDKVARMGLVRSFQISAVFPHLTVRENVKVALQRPNGLSTQFWLPLSALDRLNPRADALIDRLGLAPYRDHRAADLSYGRKRVLEIATTLALDPEVLLLDEPMAGMGQEDVAMVAGIIRDLAAERAVLMVEHNLSVVADICHHVTVLQRGEIIAAGDYATVSADPRVRSAYMGSEA
- a CDS encoding ABC transporter substrate-binding protein; the protein is MRKILLSTAAVGLIATPALAEISDGKVKIGILNDQSGVYADFGGKYSYEAARMAVEDFGGTVLDAPIEVVTADHQNKPDIASNIARQWYDTEQVDAIMELTTSSVGLAVQALSQEKKKITVNTGAATTELTGVQCTPYGFHWAYDTHALAVGTGGALVKEGGDSWFFLTADYAFGYSLEEQTGNFVKSQGGTVAGAVRHPLATTDYSSFLLQAQSSGAKVIGLANAGMDTQNAIKQAAEFGITAGGQRLAALLFTLAEVHGIGLDAAQGLTLTESFYWNRTPESREFGERFKERTGVMPNMVHAGTYSAVTQYLKAIEAAGTDETEAVAAKMHEMPVDDVFAQGGKVGPNGRLIKDVYLMEVKAPGDVTEDWDYYNVLATIPGDEAFLDPAESGCPLVQ
- a CDS encoding LysR family transcriptional regulator, producing the protein MANLSWDDLQFFLAVVREGQLSRAARHLGTSHVTVSRRIDRLEQALNTRLFERNPRGYEPTPAGQRLIEAAERMEEAAGLIPLEQSAATGQTRPLRLAMPEGFDSLFSTHLLPAFAAEFPLISLELITMPQVLSLSRREADISITLDPVTSGPYRSERLVDYTLHLYATREHLRSLPPIASPEDLPRLRFVGYIEEMIFAPGLDYLGEIHPAIRAGVKSSSIFNQLAAVRGGLGIGVLPWYIAAKYPELQIVLPDRVRLTRTYWLTCHRDLRVMQWVRAVIGFLSARLAERGHELSRPLGHAGPG